GAGCCGGTGATAACGAATGAATGAAGATATAGCTGAAAGCCATCGGCCACGGCATTGTTGTCGATGCGTGCAGTAAGCCTGCTGGTGCGTGCGAGCGCTTCACCATCCAGACCAATCTTCATAGAAAATGCACGCAACTCGTCGGGAGTACGGACGGAATGACGACCTCGGCCTCCACATACTGCAAGACCCAGTTCGGCAAAGCGTGGATTCAGGCCACGCTTCAACGCTCCCATGACCGATGTCGTGATGCCCGAGGAGTGCCAGTCCATGCCCATCACGCAGCCGAAGGCCTGGAACCAGAAGGGATCACTTAGCCGAGTCAAAAATTCGCCGGTGCCGTATTCAAGAATGATGTGCTCGGCAATCGCTGTGCAGAGTTCAGTCATACGGTTCGCGAGCCAGGGCGGCACTCGCCCACCGTGTAGTGGAAGATCGGCGGTCCCGGATCGTTTCATACGCATTTCCGATTCATACTTGTTATTTTCGCCCTATCTTCGCTTACAATCAAGTGCATGGAAGACGCAACGCGACTCCATCCCGAAGCCGATCCTCCTCGCGAGGCTATGCTTCGCAAGATCGTTCATGTGGACATGGACGCGTTTTATGCATCGGTTGAACAGCGCGATGATCCGACGCTTCGCGGTAAACCGGTTGTCGTGGCGTGGCGTGGAAACCGCTCTGTCGTCTGCGCCGCTTCATATGAAGCAAGGCGCTTCGGGGTCCGTTCTGCGATGCCTGCGATCACTGCCGAACGCTTGTGTCCCGAGGCGATCTTTCTTCCTCCCGATTTCACGCGATATAAGGCTGTGTCACGCGCAGTCCGAGAAATCTTCCAGCGTCATACGGACCTCATTGAGCCTCTCTCGTTGGACGAAGCATATCTGGATGTAACGGAAAACAAAACCGATCTGCCTACCGCAACCAAAGTTGCGAAGACGATTCGCGGGCAAATTCGCGAAGAGCTTTTTCTTACGGCATCGGCGGGCGTCGCGCCGAACAAATTTCTAGCGAAGATCGCCTCCGATTGGCGAAAGCCTGACGGACTTTTTGTCATTCAGCCTGGAGATCTGGATACGTTTCTTCCGCCACTGCCGGTCGGACGAATTCCTGGTGTGGGTAAAGTGACGGAGACACGGCTCAAACAGATCGGTATTCAGACCGTTGGCGACTTGCGGGCTTTTGACCTGAAGGCTCTTGAAGCGCAATTTGGCCGCTATGGATTACGCCTGTATGAACTCGCTCGCGGGATAGATCATAGCCGGGTCATACCCGACCGGCCGACCAAATCTATTTCTGCAGAAGATACGTTCCAGCGAGATATTCCGCTATCGGAGACGGAAGAACTTATCCGGCATCTCGCAGAAAAAGTCTGGTCCGCCTCGCGCAAAGAATCGCGAATGGCAAGGACGGTAATTCTCAAGTTGAAGACCAGCGAATTTAACATCCTCACCCGCAGTTACACACCGGTTGTTCCCCCGGTTTCATGCGAAGAGTTAACCATGATCGCGCTTTCTCTCCGAGAGCGAATTGACCTTGGACCGGCGCAGCGCTTTCGCCTGGTTGGTGTTGGCTTGAGTAACTTCCGCGAGGCAAAAGACTCACCATCGCCCTTGTTTGAAGAGAGCATTCTGGGCGTGGCATAAGATACGGCGAATGCAATTCTCCGCGCCAAGCGAGTGTTCAAGGGCAACTACTTCCTCGTTCTAAAAAATATCGTTATAAAGTAACTGTTTCCTTCAATACGTTGGAAGCAGCTGGTATGGTTGGCTTAGTACTGCTGCTTCTTCCACAACCAACCAATGCATACCGTATCTTCCGATCGACACTATTTATGCACTCAAGGGAGCTGTTGGCCTAGGCTTAAGCTCTATGCATGGATGATAGAATTCAACTCATCTTCAGTACCAAATACCTGCCGTAAACATTGGCGAAAACGTACACAAATCCAAATTTGCAATTGAACAGGCATTTTGAAAAATCGCCTGATTAATCAACAAATTGTTTTTATCACCCCGGCATCGAGTCGCCTTACTTCACGCTCGATCCTATGGAGGAGCTTATGCCGATTGTCAAAAAGAATTGTGAATACTGCGCACCTCATCATCCC
This DNA window, taken from Acidicapsa ligni, encodes the following:
- the dinB gene encoding DNA polymerase IV, with amino-acid sequence MEDATRLHPEADPPREAMLRKIVHVDMDAFYASVEQRDDPTLRGKPVVVAWRGNRSVVCAASYEARRFGVRSAMPAITAERLCPEAIFLPPDFTRYKAVSRAVREIFQRHTDLIEPLSLDEAYLDVTENKTDLPTATKVAKTIRGQIREELFLTASAGVAPNKFLAKIASDWRKPDGLFVIQPGDLDTFLPPLPVGRIPGVGKVTETRLKQIGIQTVGDLRAFDLKALEAQFGRYGLRLYELARGIDHSRVIPDRPTKSISAEDTFQRDIPLSETEELIRHLAEKVWSASRKESRMARTVILKLKTSEFNILTRSYTPVVPPVSCEELTMIALSLRERIDLGPAQRFRLVGVGLSNFREAKDSPSPLFEESILGVA